The genomic stretch ACCGCCGATCTGACCTACAAGGCTGACATCAAGATCGAGGGCGGCGTGATTGTCGAGATCGGGCCGAACCTCTCCGGTTCGGAAGTGCTCGATGCCACGGGCTGCTATGTCATGCCGGGCGGGATCGATCCGCATGTGCATCTGGAAATGCCCTTCATGGGCACCTATTCCGCCGATGACTTCGAAAGCGGGACCCGTGCCGGTCTGGCCGGTGGCACGACGATGGTCGTAGACTTCTGTCTGCCGGCACCGGACCAGTCCCTTCTGGAAGCACTGACCATGTGGGACAACAAGAGCGGTCGCGCCAATGCCGACTACTCTTTCCATATGGCGGTGACCGGCTGGAACGAGCGCATCTTCGACGAGATGAAGGTGGTGGTTCAGGAAAAGGGCATCAACACCTTCAAGCATTTCATGGCCTATAAGGGCGCGCTGATGGTGAATGACGACGAGATGTTCGCCTCTTTCCAGCGCTGCGCCGAGCTCGGCGCCCTGCCGATGGTGCATGCCGAAAACGGCGATGTCGTTGCCTCGATGACGGCCAAGCTGCTCGCCGAAGGCAATGACGGACCGGAAGGCCATGCCTATTCTCGTCCGCCGGAAGTCGAGGGCGAAGCGACCAACCGCGCAATCATGCTGGCCGACATGGCGGGCGTGCCGCTCTATGTCGTGCACACCTCCTGCGAACAGGCCCATGAAGCGATCCGCCGCGCCCGCGCCAAGGGGATGCGTGTTTATGGCGAGCCGCTGATCCAGCATCTGACGCTGGATGAAAGCGAATATTTCAACAAGGACTGGGACCACGCCGCCCGCCGGGTGATGTCGCCCCCCTTCCGCAACAAACAGCATCAGGACAGTCTCTGGGCCGGCCTGCAGTCAGGGTCGCTGTCAGTCGTCGCAACCGACCACTGCGCCTTCACCAGCGAACAGAAGCGCTATGGCGTCGGCAATTTCGCCAAGATCCCGAATGGCACCGGCGGCCTGGAAGATCGCATGTCGATGCTCTGGACCCATGGTGTCAACACCGGTCGCCTGACGATGAATGAGTTCGTTGCCGTGACCTCCACCAATGTCGCCAAGATCCTGAACATCTACCCGAAAAAGGGCGCGATCCTCGTCGGCGCCGATGCCGATATCGTCGTCTGGGATCCGAAGCGTTCAAAGACGATCTCGGCGAGCACTCAGCAGTCTGCGATCGACTACAATGTCTTTGAGGGCAAGGAAGTGACCGGCCTGCCACGCTATACGCTGACACGCGGCGTGGTCGCCATCGAAGAAGCAACCGTCAAGACGCGCGAGGGCCATGGCAAGTTCATCAAGCGCGAACCCTTCACCGCCGTGAACAAGGCCCTTTCGACCTGGAAGGAACTGGTCGCTCCCCGCAAGGTGGAGCGCACCGGCATTCCGGCAACCGGGGTCTGAGATGCAAGGGGGGCGATTGGTATCCGTTCTGGTTCTGGCGTCCCTGGCCCTGCCGGGGACGCTGAAGGCAGACGTACTGCCGCTTGGCGGCAGCTTCGGCACGGCAGACGGATGCCTCTATGCCCGCACGGGTGTTCCCACGAACGAAGACACTCTGTTCCTCCTGACGCCAAACGAAGTCGCGACCGCCGTTTCTGTCTGCCAGTTCCGCAAGGTGCTGGCGAGCAGCGCCAGGGGCTACGCCGTACAAGCCGCCTGCAGCGCTCGCGACAGCGGCGAGCAGGCCGACATCGAACTTGATATCCAGGTCTCGGAATACGACCGGATCACGGTAAAGCTTGCCGAAGGTGCGAGCTGGGGGCCGTTGGGACGGTGCCCATGAGATCAGAACGACACCAGATGATCGAGGTCCGGACGCAGAACGACGCTCTCCTGCGCGTTGGGATCAGTTCGGGCAATCACAGCCGTACACGGCGCATTGGACAGGTTGGCCGGCAGATGCGGCACACCGGCGGGGATATACATAAGCTCACCGGCATGCAGCACGACATGCTCCTCCAACCGCTCGCCGAACCAGGTATAGGCCTGGCCCGAGAGGCAATAGATCGCCGTCTCGTGATTTTCGTGCAGATGCGCTCTGGCGCGTGCACCCGGCGGAATGGTCACAAGATGCATACACAATCCGGTCGAACCGACCGTCTGGGCCGCAATGCCTTCAAAATAGCTGAGCCCCTGCTGTCCATCAAAAGTGGCTCCGGGCCGAACAACGCGGCATGTGGGCTTTTCGATAACATCGTTCATATGCGCAGTCCTTGTTCAGACCAAAGGGCATATTCAACAAGAGCCGGACGGCTTCCCTCCCGTTCCGCCGGCAGTTTTCAGCATGACGGAGACGAGACGTCTCCGCAACACGTCGATTGGTTCGCCTGATGAAGAGTGATTATTCCGTCGTCTCCGCCAAGGATCTCTGTCTCACCTTCGAGACGGGAGATGGCCCGGTGCACGCCTTGTCCAATGTAAACCTTGAGGTCAAGAAGGGCGACTTCGTCTCCTTCATCGGCCCCTCCGGTTGCGGCAAGACCACCTTCCTGCGGGTGATTGCCGATCTCGAAAAGCACACCGACGGCGACATCAAGGTCAATGGCATGACACCGGGTGAGGCCCGCCTCGCCCGCTCCTATGGCTATGTCTTTCAGGCAGCCGCCCTCTATCCCTGGCGGACGATCGAAAAGAACATCGCTCTGCCGCTCGAAATCATGGGCTACACGTCTGCAGAGATGAAGAAGCGGGTGGAACAGACGCTCGAACTCGTCAACCTCTCGGGCTTTGCCAAGAAATACCCCTGGCAGCTTTCCGGCGGCATGCAGCAGCGCGCCTCGATTGCCCGC from Peteryoungia desertarenae encodes the following:
- the hydA gene encoding dihydropyrimidinase gives rise to the protein MSTVIKNGTIVTADLTYKADIKIEGGVIVEIGPNLSGSEVLDATGCYVMPGGIDPHVHLEMPFMGTYSADDFESGTRAGLAGGTTMVVDFCLPAPDQSLLEALTMWDNKSGRANADYSFHMAVTGWNERIFDEMKVVVQEKGINTFKHFMAYKGALMVNDDEMFASFQRCAELGALPMVHAENGDVVASMTAKLLAEGNDGPEGHAYSRPPEVEGEATNRAIMLADMAGVPLYVVHTSCEQAHEAIRRARAKGMRVYGEPLIQHLTLDESEYFNKDWDHAARRVMSPPFRNKQHQDSLWAGLQSGSLSVVATDHCAFTSEQKRYGVGNFAKIPNGTGGLEDRMSMLWTHGVNTGRLTMNEFVAVTSTNVAKILNIYPKKGAILVGADADIVVWDPKRSKTISASTQQSAIDYNVFEGKEVTGLPRYTLTRGVVAIEEATVKTREGHGKFIKREPFTAVNKALSTWKELVAPRKVERTGIPATGV
- a CDS encoding cupin domain-containing protein, which encodes MNDVIEKPTCRVVRPGATFDGQQGLSYFEGIAAQTVGSTGLCMHLVTIPPGARARAHLHENHETAIYCLSGQAYTWFGERLEEHVVLHAGELMYIPAGVPHLPANLSNAPCTAVIARTDPNAQESVVLRPDLDHLVSF
- a CDS encoding ABC transporter ATP-binding protein, whose translation is MKSDYSVVSAKDLCLTFETGDGPVHALSNVNLEVKKGDFVSFIGPSGCGKTTFLRVIADLEKHTDGDIKVNGMTPGEARLARSYGYVFQAAALYPWRTIEKNIALPLEIMGYTSAEMKKRVEQTLELVNLSGFAKKYPWQLSGGMQQRASIARALAFDADLLLMDEPFGALDEIVRDHLNEQLLKLWDRTNKTICFVTHSIPEAVYLSTKIVVMSPRPGRVTDVIESTLPKERPLDIRETPEFLEIAHRVREGLKAGHSYDE